One stretch of Saccharopolyspora erythraea DNA includes these proteins:
- a CDS encoding TetR/AcrR family transcriptional regulator: MPKRVDHAARREQIADALIRIASREGLEGVSLRDVAAEAGVSMGAVQHYFGTKEQMLLFATTHANGKVSERVREHLARADIAPTPREVVRTVMIEMLPVSPEGRSALLVSIAFMLRALNQPEMAEVYNAEWPKVVGLFTDQLRAARGDGLLVPGVDPEREAELLLAVPDGLAAGVLLGRRSGDEAIAVIDYHLDRIFRS, translated from the coding sequence GTGCCGAAACGGGTGGACCACGCGGCGCGTCGGGAGCAGATCGCCGACGCGCTGATCCGCATCGCGAGCCGCGAGGGCCTGGAGGGCGTGAGCCTGCGCGACGTCGCGGCGGAGGCGGGCGTGTCGATGGGCGCGGTGCAGCACTACTTCGGGACCAAGGAGCAGATGCTGCTGTTCGCCACGACCCACGCCAACGGCAAGGTCTCCGAACGGGTCCGCGAGCACCTGGCGCGCGCCGACATCGCACCGACACCGCGGGAGGTCGTGCGGACCGTCATGATCGAGATGCTGCCGGTCTCGCCGGAAGGGCGTTCGGCGCTGCTGGTCAGCATCGCGTTCATGCTCCGGGCGCTCAACCAGCCGGAGATGGCCGAGGTCTACAACGCGGAATGGCCGAAGGTGGTGGGCTTGTTCACCGATCAGCTGCGCGCGGCGCGGGGCGACGGCCTGCTGGTTCCCGGCGTCGATCCGGAGCGCGAGGCGGAGCTGCTGCTGGCCGTCCCGGACGGGCTGGCGGCGGGTGTCCTGCTCGGCAGGCGCAGCGGCGACGAGGCGATCGCGGTGATCGACTACCACCTCGACCGCATCTTCCGGTCGTGA
- a CDS encoding nuclear transport factor 2 family protein has protein sequence MPTKVFDEALRLLLEKDMRAFTELFAADCVLEFPFAEAGSPTRLDSREALWEYLHDYPDRMDIREFPAVEVHRTLDPDTIIAEFTAHGRTVSTGGEYEMRYIAVITVRDGLITRYRDYWSPVMAARAAGELPALVSALREEPSCAS, from the coding sequence TTGCCCACGAAGGTTTTCGACGAGGCGCTGCGACTGCTGCTGGAGAAGGACATGCGCGCCTTCACCGAGCTGTTCGCCGCGGACTGCGTGCTGGAGTTCCCGTTCGCCGAGGCGGGTTCTCCGACGCGCCTGGACAGCCGGGAGGCGTTGTGGGAGTACCTGCACGACTACCCGGACCGCATGGACATCCGCGAGTTCCCCGCCGTGGAGGTGCACCGCACGCTCGACCCCGACACGATCATCGCGGAGTTCACCGCGCACGGCCGCACCGTCAGCACCGGCGGCGAGTACGAGATGCGCTACATCGCCGTGATCACCGTGCGGGACGGGTTGATCACCCGGTACCGCGACTACTGGAGTCCTGTCATGGCCGCGCGGGCCGCCGGTGAGCTGCCCGCGCTGGTTTCGGCGCTACGGGAGGAGCCGTCGTGCGCATCCTGA
- a CDS encoding alpha/beta fold hydrolase, which yields MTTIEQTVHDGPVPVHVSDHGGDGRAVVLLHGGGHSGSHWDELASRLRAFGHRPVALDLRGHGSTPAAGPSTTAATSQTASSHDHGRVRCPLVITRSTRSAAEILPAANRDAWRAFERWTREQLVAASEANPAVEVVETPTGHDAHRERPELVTALIRERLPVR from the coding sequence GTGACGACCATCGAGCAGACCGTGCACGACGGACCGGTGCCCGTCCACGTGAGCGACCACGGCGGTGACGGCCGGGCGGTCGTGCTGTTGCACGGAGGCGGGCATTCCGGCTCCCACTGGGACGAGCTCGCCTCCCGGCTGCGGGCCTTCGGCCACCGACCGGTCGCCCTGGACCTGCGCGGCCACGGCTCGACCCCGGCCGCCGGGCCGTCGACGACGGCGGCCACGTCGCAGACGGCTTCCTCCCACGACCACGGCCGCGTGCGCTGCCCGCTCGTGATCACCAGGTCGACCCGCTCCGCGGCGGAGATCCTGCCCGCCGCGAACCGCGACGCCTGGCGGGCTTTCGAGCGGTGGACGCGCGAGCAGCTGGTCGCCGCGTCGGAGGCCAACCCCGCGGTGGAGGTGGTCGAGACGCCGACCGGACACGACGCGCACCGGGAGCGTCCGGAGCTGGTGACGGCGCTGATCCGCGAACGCCTGCCCGTCCGCTGA
- a CDS encoding NmrA family NAD(P)-binding protein has translation MRILITGGTGNTGRPLAAALRARGADIRVASRHPRSAADHVRFDWADPATHGPALEGVEVAYLVPPLATLEPMPLVEPFLAAASGVRRVVLLGSLAVLPGAPGIVELERAVQRMPESSILRPSGFMQNFLGAHPVATGIRERGEIVSASGPGRLGWIDAEDIAAVAAEVLTGPAPAREHTLTGPETLSYSAAAAIITEVTGRPVRYTEVSVDEQTRRLSAFLPQPYSRALAAVDADIRRGSEDRTTSVVEDLTGRPPRSFRDFVAAHMA, from the coding sequence GTGCGCATCCTGATCACCGGTGGGACCGGCAACACCGGCCGCCCGCTGGCGGCGGCGCTGCGCGCGCGGGGCGCGGACATCAGGGTCGCGAGCAGGCATCCGCGGAGCGCCGCCGACCACGTCCGGTTCGACTGGGCGGATCCGGCCACGCACGGCCCTGCGCTCGAAGGCGTCGAGGTCGCCTACCTGGTGCCGCCGCTGGCCACGCTCGAACCGATGCCGCTGGTCGAGCCGTTCCTGGCGGCTGCTTCCGGGGTTCGCCGGGTGGTGCTGCTCGGGTCGCTGGCGGTGCTGCCCGGCGCCCCGGGCATCGTCGAGCTGGAGCGGGCGGTCCAGCGGATGCCGGAGTCGTCGATCCTGCGGCCGTCGGGGTTCATGCAGAACTTCCTGGGCGCGCACCCGGTGGCGACCGGCATCCGCGAACGCGGCGAGATCGTCAGCGCGAGCGGCCCGGGCAGGCTCGGCTGGATCGACGCCGAGGACATCGCGGCGGTCGCCGCCGAGGTGCTCACCGGCCCGGCCCCGGCTCGCGAGCACACCCTGACCGGGCCGGAGACGCTGAGCTACTCCGCCGCCGCGGCGATCATCACCGAGGTCACCGGGCGTCCGGTCCGCTACACCGAGGTGAGCGTGGACGAACAGACCCGACGTCTGTCCGCGTTCTTGCCGCAGCCGTACTCGCGGGCACTGGCCGCCGTCGACGCCGACATCCGCAGGGGCTCGGAGGACCGCACGACGTCGGTCGTCGAGGATCTCACGGGGCGTCCACCGCGCTCGTTCCGCGACTTCGTCGCAGCGCACATGGCTTGA
- a CDS encoding YigZ family protein, which yields MRTIRQAGEFELEVKKSRFLCALARVTSESEAREFVQSRRKLHHDARHHCSAFVLGDLGEIQKSSDDGEPAGTAGVPMLEVLRRNELTNTAAVVTRYFGGVLLGAGGLVRAYGGAVSAALEHVGLLERRPVRIVSTTVDHPQAGKLENDLRSAGHRITGVEYGERVRIDIGVGESSVAEFEAWLAEATGGSASMVLGDLTHAEVET from the coding sequence ATGCGCACGATCAGGCAGGCCGGCGAGTTCGAGCTCGAGGTGAAGAAGTCCCGCTTCCTGTGCGCTCTCGCGCGCGTGACCAGCGAATCCGAGGCTCGCGAGTTCGTGCAGTCCCGTCGCAAGCTCCACCACGACGCCCGGCACCACTGCTCGGCCTTCGTGCTGGGCGACCTGGGCGAGATCCAGAAGTCCAGCGACGACGGCGAGCCGGCCGGCACGGCGGGCGTGCCGATGCTGGAAGTGCTGCGCCGCAACGAGCTCACAAACACCGCCGCCGTCGTCACCCGCTACTTCGGCGGCGTCCTGCTGGGCGCGGGCGGCCTGGTCCGCGCCTACGGCGGCGCGGTGTCGGCCGCGCTGGAGCACGTCGGGCTGCTCGAGCGCCGTCCGGTGCGGATCGTGTCCACGACGGTGGACCACCCGCAGGCCGGGAAGCTGGAGAACGACCTGCGTTCGGCGGGCCACCGGATCACCGGCGTCGAGTACGGCGAGCGGGTCCGCATCGACATCGGCGTGGGCGAGTCGTCGGTGGCGGAGTTCGAGGCATGGCTCGCCGAGGCGACGGGCGGCTCCGCGTCGATGGTCCTCGGAGACCTGACCCACGCCGAGGTAGAGACCTGA
- a CDS encoding helix-turn-helix transcriptional regulator, with translation MDRHELAQFLRNRRESLRPAEVGLPAGTGRRRTPGLRREEVAWRAGVSANYYERLEQARAPRPSPQVVAALARALRLGDDESAHLARLAGQTPPSRERPAAEVPEGVRMLLDRVGAVPAYVLNARHDVLAWNAMAAELLTDFAALPVAERNLLRLSVRFGEQWCRGSADGFLRQAAADLRQAAVRYPSDSGIAELVRHCSAVSAEFAANWHAHDVRGPQTLRKRINHPELGALDLDCQTLHVPGTDQRLVTFSAEPGSVAHDKLLRLQLHALRNT, from the coding sequence GTGGACAGGCACGAGCTCGCGCAGTTCCTGCGCAACCGCCGCGAGTCGCTGCGGCCCGCCGAGGTGGGGCTGCCCGCGGGGACCGGCCGCCGCCGCACCCCGGGACTCCGGCGCGAGGAGGTCGCCTGGCGCGCCGGGGTGTCGGCGAACTACTACGAACGCCTGGAGCAGGCCCGCGCGCCGCGGCCGTCTCCGCAGGTCGTGGCCGCGCTGGCGCGGGCGCTGCGGCTCGGCGACGACGAGAGCGCGCACCTCGCGCGGCTGGCCGGGCAGACCCCGCCGTCGCGCGAGCGGCCCGCCGCCGAGGTGCCCGAAGGCGTCCGCATGCTGCTGGACCGGGTCGGCGCGGTGCCCGCCTACGTGCTCAACGCCCGGCACGACGTGCTCGCCTGGAACGCGATGGCCGCCGAGCTGCTCACCGACTTCGCGGCGCTGCCGGTGGCCGAGCGGAACCTGCTGCGGCTGTCGGTCCGCTTCGGCGAGCAGTGGTGCCGGGGCAGCGCCGACGGTTTCCTCCGGCAGGCCGCGGCGGACCTGCGGCAGGCGGCGGTCCGCTACCCGTCCGATTCCGGGATCGCCGAGCTGGTCAGGCACTGCTCGGCGGTGAGCGCGGAGTTCGCGGCGAACTGGCACGCGCACGACGTGCGTGGCCCGCAGACGCTGCGCAAGCGCATCAACCACCCGGAACTGGGCGCCCTGGACCTGGACTGCCAGACGCTGCACGTTCCGGGCACCGACCAGCGCCTGGTGACCTTCAGCGCCGAACCCGGCAGCGTCGCCCACGACAAGCTGCTGCGCCTGCAACTGCACGCGCTGCGGAACACGTGA